AATGCTGAAACTACATGTAGGGGCCTTGTTATTAGCTAGTCAGTATCCAAAAAGATTGTATGATCTGGATATTCAGTTGGATACAAAGCTGAGTATCAGAAatcaaattaagattttaataaaccttgtattatatttcattcaaactatttgtttcaaattgtaTCTCATTTCGACCCAGAATGAACGATTAAAAAATTGAGCGACACACAacacatttgttcataaaaaagtCTATGTATTCAAGAAATGTGACTAGCTGTAATTGCCATTCTGAGAATAAGAGGCATTGAagcaaaacaaattttacaaactgCACACATgggaaaaataaatgattccACAAAATCATTCTAAACTGCGCTAACACCTGTAATATACCTTTGTCATAAGACTGTACAAGAACTAGATTTTGGCTGAGTTTCTGAACTTGTGGCATTGCCATTTGCAGCTGAAAAGTTAAACTCTGTCTACACAGAACATGCACATGCAAACAGCATTTGAATAAACTCGACCTATAAACAAAAGCACAACACCCATCATGTTATTTCTCAGTTGGTCCAAGCCCTGATTTCTCAAACaagcttaaagggactagacaccagatggtccaagaataggcaaatacagtatttcctcaaaataagcctagaattgtcaattcGAGCTAGCTGAAAgcccataaaacatcattttatatggttaaaaaaataaacacaccaatcatgttgctgtctcatctttGTATACctgtttaaaatagcgcataatggtttcccagtttaaatcataccatttatgagtacagataaatataccaatcttatttttattaaactgacTGGGATTTTAAGGGGTAGACAACCCTAGTatatttcgaattggaaaaatgagCATAACTGTAGaagatgcatgtgttgtaagcaatgtgatacatcagtaagtaagattcaatgcattgtatacaatgatataaattttatgtaagtttttgacaactttcatttgttcttgcaattgtatcatctggagTCTAGCCTGTTTAAGGTATAATACCATGTAAATGAAGCTTATAATATTGATGCCTCAGACCCGATATTATCttgtacttatttattttagctcgattgtgacaaaagcttatagaatcactctcgagtccacttcctgggtagaaaccagtacatGGTCAGGGACGTGATTGACCTGGCAACTGGAGGGCTGAAAGCATTTCAGCCATGGGTTCTTGGGGCACTTTTgagtcaaaagcacactgccgtagaagaaaaaccggcattttaaaagcttttgagggttcttctgacccaattatttttattttttttttgggggggggggttggttcctggggccattagatccgcggaattccgcgaatccgcggacaaatcacatccctgaattggtgtccattttgagtgGCCAcaagaaagtacccctggtggggatggAACCCACCTCTTAGGTGAGAATCATTAAAAAGGGTATTGGTTATTGATTACCagtaatattatgtaaaatgaataaccaaaaatcattacaaataaagttatatcattttgtatggAAATCACAGCACAATCAAGCACCTACCGGATTTTGAGGCTCCCGGGGGTGGGGCTCTGCTACTGGCTCCTGGTCCTGCCCTACCAGCAGGGGAACCTGCATTATACACATGGTACACATAACATTTACACAACAAGCAGGTACAGTATGATGATAATGACCATGCAGTGTATTGTTCGTTGCAGTTATCAAGAAACTAATTAATACAACATTTTCTGGATTTTTTTACTTATAGCTTCAGCTCAGATTCACTTCAGCtagatttataaataatgaaaattagcATTGATTGGTCAAAGGTAAGCTCTCACAAGCTAGGCAAAGGTCAGCCAAAGAAAAAGCCTATAAAGTTTCAAATTCCTATTTCTTACCATTCCTTAGTTATAAAGAAGATAGTGATATTAATATTTCACCTACACTTGGTCCAACTAGAGAATCCACCTGGGACCCCTGTCTCTCTAACCTGAGATAAAGCCTCCCCAATTCACCCTGTATTTATGACATTAGGTCTACATATAGTAGACAACAAGACATGAGGCCAATAGAAGAAGGAGCCTTCCGTAGACGCCCCATATTCCCATTACTTGCCTATACTCCCCCGGTGGGTCAACCATAGGAGCCAAGGGCAGATGGGACGTAATACACCGCTAGATAACTCATGTGTCCCTTACATGAGTAGAAGCCTTCCCTAGACGACTCGTATCCAGTTATCCACCATATCCATCCATGTGGGTCCTCCAGGAGAGTCCTTCTTGGACTTATAAAGTCAGGTTAATATAATATGGAAACGAAATATAACTCATACCTGAGGAGTAGCCTCCCCTAGACGCCCCGTATCCACCGCTGGTAGGTCCACTAGGAGAGTCCATCTGGGACTTCAGTTTCGGTTTGGGTGGCTGATACTGAAGTAAAATGGAAGGGTGAATTACtatttgtttacagtatttGTTTATAGACAAGATATTTTTCAGTGCTACAAgaccaaatatttatataacagaatgataaaagattttttttttttttaagttagttaatattaattatttacataCCTTGGCAGCTGCAGCTCGAGCCTTCTCCTGCTGTGAGGGTTCACGTTTCTTGTTCACGTTTATGCGTTTTTGTTGCTCCTGACAGAACGAAATGTGACGCTCTGCTGCTTTCTCGTTAAACCGGCGTGCACAGTGTGGGCACGTAACATAGTCTGCAAGCAGGCagtgtattaaatataaaacaagagcaaTGCAGGAACATAGCAATGGCCTATCCCTgttctagtggtaacacacttgactgtcaatccagggatcGCCGGTTAGATTCCCCGCCACATCACTAAAGTATACTTATCGTCTCCCCATTAAATGGGGGTCCAGTGTgacacgttaaagaaccagggtagctctaatcagggttacattttgtctgttcacggagcactcgccgagtGGTCCTTGCCAGagtataagtataaataaacatacacaccCCGCGTAATTGTTATGCTAATATCTTAGATTGGTTTCTGAAATATGAACACATTAGTTATAAAATCACAGTCAGGCTAGATCTATTTTCAACATGTCATATTACAAGCAAGTTAAGTCaaggttgtctggttagcgcactcTCTTCCCACCAAGGAGACCCGGtttcgattcccagcctgggtgcatgtgagtttggttagtggtcaccaagcaggacaagtgggttttttaCGGGTACTACCCTTTCCCCAACAACACCACAGTCTTGCGCAtcatcatgccaacgagagtgacttagtataaattatcataactttctttataatcattataaaaaatataacgtttaaactaaCTGAAGTAATTTCACTTGATTAAGGGTCTAACTCAGGTCATATGGTATAATACCTTAATAATATCAAAGATACTttgtttttcataaacttaAAGTAATAAACATACTGTTACGTTAAAAACACTGTTAGTTCTATTAAAGTTTGACAATGAAAGATTAAGGAAATCAACTTAAGTTTAGAAATGACTTCAAATGTTTTATGGTGGTCCAGCTAAGGCCTTCGCTGCCATTCATAGTAATGTTAATAACCCGTATGATTCTTTAAAGCCACTTACCAGGGTTGAGGGAAGGTGGTGGTGGAGGGGGAAGGGGGTCACCCCTCTCCATTGCAACCTGGGCCCCCTTTGCTGCCCGGATGTTAGATATAAACTCCTGGTGCTGGGATCGCCAGTTCGACTTCGGAGGGGCAACATTCTGTGAAgaggaaaatattttaattattgaatataatttaatgggtttttttatgaaaattccTTTAGTGTATCAAAGCCAATGGGTGATGGACGATGGTTGAGGATAGTCGTATGATTTTAAAAGATCAACCTCAGGATAACTTTTATAAGACAAACATTTACCAACCATACAGATATGTGAATATAAGGTTCTTATGgaaaaaaagtacaaacaatATTTGGAAGTTCGATAAATTTAACAATACTGCCTTTAAAGACGTTTGCCTCCATAGCTGAAAAGAACTCTGGTTTCCCACTTCAACTTTCAAAAAGGCCTACCACGAATTATAACATTTGTAACAAATTTCTCTTGGAattctacatgcaaataaagGAGAGTTGCATGATACATGCATAATAACTATTTCAAGAACCATTTTGTATGATTGTAACTTCTGCTTCTCGATTGAGCAGTAAACGCATGTCAGGTTTTTTCACCAATCGTTTTACAAAAGTAAACAGGAATAATTGTTCAGCTGAGAATTATAGTTtcacatcttttttaaaattcatttttcccAGGTATGTTAGTAGAGGGGGAAAAATTGGTGAATAATTAATGTCATGACAAACAGTTTGGATTATAATATGTGAACAGGTAAATTTTGAGTGTGACATATGTTTTCCCTGGTAATATGAGAAAATGACCTTGGAATTGGAAAATTTTGTGACATTATTCAGAaagtttgattattttatcaataattaattatgtagGTTGTACATaacaaaaaatctttttttaccatttatttctgatgttttataaaatcatcaAGAAATAATAgtagtttttgaaatattttttttaaaattcagaatttctattttggaatttttattcaacaattatttttattcaacaattacgaaataattttaacatttagaattgttttattcaacaattgggattttttttcaaaaattgggAATTTCTATTCAACAATTGGgtaaaaaacatactttttggcATTCAGGTTACATAACCAAATATCAGCTATAAAATTGACCAGAAAAAAAGGCCTAGGTGAAAATAATGCAAACGGTTTAGAAGGGAAAAGCAAACTTAAGGGGAAAGACTGGTCTACTGGCCATATTGGCAtgggaaaaaatatatatcagtgtTAAAGACATGCATCAATGGATCAGAGCTTGGAATAATTTCctcataaactttttaaataaattgtgcTTCAGTTACCAGAATGAATCTTTAtgacagtaaaacaaaattatcttgCAAATTTTATCCGAatcattttaatgatgaatgtaTATTTCAAGGATGACAAATACCTTAAATTCCAATTATTGTATCTGATAATTCTATAATGagcaaataaatgaatgtcCGCTTTGCTTAACTCACATTTTTTCTGTCTGATGTACAACCATTCAGTGTTAAAACTAATCATGTCATGTAAGCTAAATAATGCAAAAGAAAAGAATTCCGcaaattgaatgatttttttgtccCCTGCTGGGAGCACccactttttaaaaatgtgatttggtCAATATGACAATTCTGGGGTCATTTATTAACCCTGACGCTCAAAGTGCAATTAATCTGGTTGTTGATCAAAATCAGTCAGGATATTATTTAGTTAGAAATCCGAATGAAAATGGGATCGTGGACCTCTATATGTCAGTGAAGctatcagggatgtgattgacctggcagtcggagggctgaaacattttcggCCATGGGTTTATTGGGCGCTCTTTGGGTCAAAAGCgcactgctgtagaagaaaaaatggctttttaaaagctcttttgagggctctcctgactttaaatttgaagcaaactggaatattaacttaaacaactgaaagcaaccaaataaaaaaaatttcaggtatttttttggggggggggggggagggggggccATAAGATCCGCGGAATTCAGTGAATCcacggacaaatcacatccctggcTATTAAGCTGGTGAGATAAAAACTTAGAAGGTATTTATTCACAGATGTGATTCTGGAACCTCTTTTGTCAGACTGGCTGACAGTATTCTTGTCGGCccctttacattttcaaatcaacaGAGATGCaagaacaatattattattatgaaatattttaaaatcaaataagtgCATGCTTgttgaatatcaaaataactGTAGACAACACTTATACTTAAAGACATGCCTTCATGCCTTGATGCTCAATATTTCCTTAAGAActtaaatgttgaaattaatGCCTTCAAAGAATTCATTTACTAATTACGTTTTTTATCAAGTTTGTCAGTCAAAGTCGTTTTTAATTCCCCAAATTTATGTGCAACTTGATTTTACAAGGATATAAAGTCATGAGTTACTTTCTttcaataaatatgtaattataattattccATTAGGGCAACGGTTTTTCTATGGTGGTAAATCTCCAAGCTATAAAAGACTCCTAAGTTTGAGCAAGAAAGGACATGTTCGCTTTGCCAAACTCACAGTTTTTCTGCTATACTCACTGGCTGAAATAATGAGAATTAATTCatttcataattaattattaattaacaaataatttgaCTAAAATAGAAatcatattaaatttgtaagataatttcacaaaattcaaaatgttcatcatGTCTGACACACACTGCCACCTGTAGCCCCTGATTGTAACAGGAAATCTTCGTAATAAACTGTAAGTCTATGACGACTTAACTGTTTCAGGTTCATGGGTTTTGAATAACCATTTATTACCTTTTTCTGGGCCTGCTTAATCTGTTTGAGACTAAGGTCCTCAGTGGCTCGCTGTTTCGACGCGTCAAATGGCTTCCTCTTCTTCTGAACATTCTTACAAGAGGCCTCATGCTTTTtctataaagaaacaaataagGTAAGTTAAGTTATAATGTTAAGTAAAAAAGTatctcttttttaaatgaataagatAGTACAAATGAAACATGAGCTATGTATAGTTGAACTCGGTATTGCTTTGGCAGCTCATTCAGGATTCatgtgaaatatgaaaatgtcacCACAGGCATATATAACCTCAGGtgggcaaaaaaaaaaatggttgaaagcCCAACCacaataatgaaaacaagaaaagccGCAATACACCAACCCAGGacttcaatgattgacagaagaacttcagcctgtatttttagtaacagtgaccttgaccctagggaccccaaacacaatcccatgaaaggtctccataaactcttcctttataccaagtttggtcaagatctGTGAACCCTgtctaaagttattcagtttcaactgtttttctatttttagtaaaagtgaccttgaccttgatcctagggaccccaaacacaatcccataaactcttcctttataccaagttaggtcaagatatgtcaaccctaactaaagttatttagtttcaaccgtttttctatttttagtaacagtgaccttgaccttgactcttgggaccccaaacgcaatcccatgaaaggtatcaataaactcttcctatagaccaagtttggtcaagatatgtcattcctttctgaaattattcagtttccaAGGTGAGTTTGACTCCGCCCGGCTGCCCGCCCGGCCACCCGCCCAAACAACGatgttcgtcattctaataaccataATAAGGAAAATGAAACTCTTGTCCCCTAGGCATACAAAAGCACATGGGTGGGGTGGGAGGCCCAACCActgtaaaaaatgaaacttgCTTGTCTACTTAGACATACAACAGCACATGGGGGTTACTTGGGGGTGGGAGGCCCCAACACTCATAATGAGGAAAATAAAACTCTAGTCCCCTAGGCATACAACAGCATGTGGGCGGAATGGGAGGCCCCATTACTGTAAAAAAATGACAGTTGCTTGTCTCCTTAGACATACAACAGCACGTGGgggtaaaatgtaatttaactCTGTCATACATTAACTGCAGGTAGGCTCAGGTGAGTGAGGGTGGGTCAGGTCCAACCACTATAAGGAAAATGCAACTCTTTCCCTAAAGAATAACTTTGAAGATCCTAAGGTAAAGAAAAAGCAATTCAAAATGAATCCATGagcttaaaattaatataaaagcaCAAAGCACCCCTAGATTAGTCTATCATCATTGTATAAAAGAGCGTATATGTCTTAATGATCAGTATTTTTATTAACACAATACTTGAAAGCACTCATAGCaaatttccattgaaaacaagtGCAGTTAATGTATCTACTCTTTGAGCACAAATAAAAGAGAATGCATACTTTAATTATTCAGTGCATTGTTAAAATGGCCTTCGATGATGTTTGCTTAAGTTTCTAATTAAATACAAGTGGGAAAAGTAAATACAAGCCACTTTAGGGCTATTCAATAGTAAGTATGTAAAATGCTACTTAATGCTACTTTCATGCTTCTGTGTTCAAaacgaaatattaaaaatataaagtacaCTGTATAAAGTGATCAAATTACGATTTTTTCATCATAGAGCTCGATCAATTTATTCTcaccaaataaaaaatgaaaagaagacATTCACCAGAGTCTCGGTATTCAAAAAGCATCTCATATGTTAATAAGTTATTTTCCTTATGTATCTCTCTTACCATatgattatcattataatttaattttatctgaaatactttattttcaatagtactcatttaaacacaacaacttaatatttgaatgttaaaaacacataacttttcttttaatttgactttgaaaatattaaggaaatTGACTTTAAAGTTAACAAGAGCCGTTGTAAGACTATGCGCTTctacttagaatacaataacaatgtaataatacttagtttggtctctttatgtcaaacctaactaaaattatttgatacataaggtgattttgatgctgccctcccaccagcccgcccaaacaatgatgcaagtcatttaaataacttgattttacattatgaaaatgtggttaaatatatacaaatatgcctttcaaaggaaattaaaaaaaatcaaaataaaatcaagggcaacaatttgtatttaggcttgtAAGacggtcgtaaataattttgaattttattaagtgcatttaatgaacggcatagaagtttttttttattaaaatcccaacttgactttgacttttacttgcctaaaactttaacctaagtcaatcaggggccataacttgtattcaggatatggagttatgtaacgtcattgatggtcctgaacaattgtgtgaagtattaagtcaattgaatgaagggtatagaatttattaaacaatatccgggattcccaacctgccctaaaactttaacctaagttccatagtcaatcaggggccataatttgtataaaaaataatatggagttatctaacctcattatgtgatggctctgaacatctgtgtgaagtattaagtcaattgaatcaatggtattgaagttttaagtgaaaatcccaacttgccctaaaactttaacctgccctaaaactttaacctaagtcaatcaggggccataacttgtatttaggataatatggagttatgtaacctcattgtgtgatggtcatgaacaactgtgtgaagtattaagtcaattgaacaaaggatatagaagttattaataaatattccaacttgccctaaaactttaaccttaagttccatagtcaatcaggggctttaatctgtgtaaagaataatatgcagttatctaacctcatcatgtgatggccctgaacaactgcgtgaagtattaagtcaattgaatgtagggtattggacttataagtgaaaatcccagcttgccctaaaactttaaccggacactggggcgagtagtataacccacctattcttcgaatagttgagctaaaaaatgacttaaaagttTTATGAACTAAACTTTCACAGGGCCGGTATgaattcataaagcatcttaagtcattcCTTAACTGAAGTTGATTTCTTAaatttttcatagtcaaattataAGGaaagtataagtgtttttaaaataaaaatatctatatatattcaataaaatcaatgttgataaagtatttcagataattttaagttattatatcaaaTGATCAGTGAGAAACTTCTATTAAAGTTTGGCAATGAAAGATTaaggaaattgacttaagttaagaaatgacttaataGATTTTATGAATTATACCAGTGCTTTGTTTTGAAATCTATTAgaacacacatatatttatcataacaaTGGGTCATGAGCAAAAAACCTGAGAATCCCAGGCGCTTTTAGGTTTTGTGCAGACTGTCAGACATTACCTGGAGTGAGTGTCAGTTATCCACTTTACCCAGCATCTCAAGTCAATATACACATTGCTTTTCCAGAGTGTGAAGTTTAttcttcatcatttttttttgtgtgcatCAGCAAGCAATATGTGAGCAATATGTGTGTGCATCATAACATCTAGGCAGGCTTTAGCTAGAAGTCTCAGTCTTATGCTCATGATCAAGCCATGGTTATGAAAGATCTATTCCCGATTCCAAGCAACTGATGAGTCATTCAAGCAGATAGGAAAATGAATCACTGTCTGTCTACATATTGGGTAATATAGGCCGACATTATAAGTTTTCTGTCTCTTTTGACATCTATTGAACATTTGGATTTATTAGTGGTCAACgtta
This genomic stretch from Mya arenaria isolate MELC-2E11 chromosome 10, ASM2691426v1 harbors:
- the LOC128205621 gene encoding zinc finger C2HC domain-containing protein 1A-like isoform X1, coding for MDGRNVKLDLRPCRTCGRTFVPESLKKHEASCKNVQKKRKPFDASKQRATEDLSLKQIKQAQKKNVAPPKSNWRSQHQEFISNIRAAKGAQVAMERGDPLPPPPPPSLNPDYVTCPHCARRFNEKAAERHISFCQEQQKRINVNKKREPSQQEKARAAAAKYQPPKPKLKSQMDSPSGPTSGGYGASRGGYSSGSPAGRAGPGASSRAPPPGASKSDVGRSPAGSTGRGGAAAPRGRAPQQGYAASKYSEPSKKSPSPRVSGPSVGPSSISLQARGRAAPTRDDMQDNRPVPRVTRAVPRHTNTQMDTSNGHHSNAIKTRPVTGAAKFCHECGSRYPTPQVKFCMECGLKRLEVPIR
- the LOC128205621 gene encoding zinc finger C2HC domain-containing protein 1A-like isoform X2, coding for MDGRNVKLDLRPCRTCGRTFVPESLKKHEASCKNVQKKRKPFDASKQRATEDLSLKQIKQAQKKNVAPPKSNWRSQHQEFISNIRAAKGAQVAMERGDPLPPPPPPSLNPDYVTCPHCARRFNEKAAERHISFCQEQQKRINVNKKREPSQQEKARAAAAKYQPPKPKLKSQMDSPSGPTSGGYGASRGGYSSGSPAGRAGPGASSRAPPPGASKSDVGRSPAGSTGRGGAAAPRGRAPQQGYAMGEENVRDDMQDNRPVPRVTRAVPRHTNTQMDTSNGHHSNAIKTRPVTGAAKFCHECGSRYPTPQVKFCMECGLKRLEVPIR